In a single window of the Podospora pseudocomata strain CBS 415.72m chromosome 2 map unlocalized CBS415.72m_2, whole genome shotgun sequence genome:
- a CDS encoding uncharacterized protein (EggNog:ENOG503Q4UT; COG:S): MTYRDTMPPGQAYGGGHQPQHPQFHPQQHAYGQHQAQQHQQRPQLPQPQGQPHPRLPPVSQTAYPPYANGYQNGNQQQYQHNQYVHPAYPQQQYPQSQPQLQPQQLLLPHPQPPAQQHRQHQPQPPVQPTAQYYPASNAPQPQPYVNYSNGTYTQPSPSQPPQPPIPTPSAAPVQFVNPSYLQQSPATPRSTSHVPPASQPPARTMSPQISQLPPIARPPQRTPFAEDSPKLNERPPPSRAAPSLKIPKDQRRPSVGAGVAKSPATPSSSAHTETLPLLISVAEDCFEKANTASQRVAKSMSEAEVADHHKLVATGLGCLDVALKSNKLWPRLEVRLCLRYASVLIDETTNIMEAETTLTRGIAVCDKNRFLDLKYCSQFLLMKTLFQRNPKAAFKLIEGHISDCGTYKHVHWIYAFRFLKASFHLQAGSPAEHGAIDNLRKIAGVANQRKDFSIFAMAMLLEGFAHMTTMKDDWANRVQLCVAQVSKIQLESSIQIPQIDILLRLLDLACSLHQKSHQVAAQKLTVLQRQLEELKNSPDWPLQNGEVLLSINRMSNTAPTVSNDTRAVVRQGEGNADYLVLSTLGKQEAWAIAWVFNGIVAHYRATTPGRSATLWNEGLRVLDDTKVSTAPQPLPEALRQHDWARELTCYTHILIGLQAATVTDWARVKQSLDAIHEQPHTSPSPGSSVDILTLYLEGCQQQGMANMDEALAIWKNPRFELDPTGAYKNGSRLETELCILAALNRVYIMQEPNHRDSAETAELIDLLRPICEDNPDLEIRTAWNLVLASSTFEPELSLNQAKRHIQGGLSGAQQLNNTQYLSMALNIMRCKLFENVVGEQALKSAKAGATQARKSGNLLWMSVAEGMLGQSFEIEGRVGEAGRARGEGVRLANEAYEKTQLR; the protein is encoded by the exons ATGACATATCGAGACACGATGCCGCCAGGGCAGGCATACGGTGGTGGACATCAACCGCAGCATCCTCAATTCCACCCTCAGCAACACGCATACGGGCAACACCAGGCgcaacagcatcagcaacGACCTCAGTTACCGCAACCACAGGGACAACCACATCCGCGTCTGCCACCCGTGTCGCAGACTGCCTATCCCCCATATGCAAATGGATACCAAAATGGGAACCAGCAGCAGTACCAACACAATCAATATGTCCATCCCGCATACCCTCAGCAGCAGTACCCACAATCGCAACCACAACTGCAACCGCAGCAACTTCTGCTCCCGCACCCGCAACCACCggcacaacaacaccgccagcaccaaccacaaccgccGGTGCAGCCGACTGCCCAATACTATCCGGCTTCGAATGCGCCACAGCCGCAGCCCTATGTAAACTACAGTAATGGGACCTATACTCAACcttcaccatcacaaccaccgcaaccaccgataCCCACCCCCTCGGCCGCTCCCGTACAATTTGTCAACCCCTCCTACCTTCAGCAATCACCTGCCACACCAAGATCTACGAGTCATGTACCACCGGCATCGCAGCCTCCAGCGAGAACGATGAGTCCTCAGATATCACAGCTTCCTCCGATTGCGAGACCCCCGCAGCGAACACCGTTTGCCGAAGATAGCCCAAAGCTCAATGAgcgaccaccaccttctcgaGCGGCGCCTTCACTGAAAATACCAAAAGACCAAAGACGACCTAGTGTTGGAGCAGGAGTTGCAAAGTCGCCAGCCACGCCCAGTTCCTCGGCACATACCGAAACGCTCCCCCTTTTAATATCTGTAGCCGAGGACTGTTTCGAGAAGGCAAACACGGCGTCTCAAAGAGTCGCCAAATCCATGTCTGAGGCGGAAGTAGCGGACCACCACAAATTAGTGGCGACTGGCTTGGGGTGTCTGGATGTTGCTCTCAAGTCGAACAAGTTGTGGCCTCGTCTGGAAGTGAGGCTGTGTTTGCGATATGCCAGCGTACTGATTGATGAAACGACCAACATCATGGAGGCAGAAACGACCCTGACGAGAGGGATAGCTGTTTGCGACAAG AACCGATTTCTTGATCTCAAATACTGCTCCCAGTTTCTCCTCATGAAGACGCTCTTTCAACGAAATCCCAAAGCTGCTTTCAAGCTCATTGAGGGGCACATTTCGGATTGCGGGACTTACAAACATGTTCACTGGATCTATGCTTTCCGGTTCCTCAAGGCGTCGTTCCATCTCCAGGCCGGATCTCCAGCCGAACACGGCGCGATTGACAATCTACGAAAAATTGCCGGGGTTGCCAACCAGCGCAAAGATTTTTCGATTTTTGCCATGGCCATGCTGTTAGAAGGGTTCGCACACATGACCACCATGAAGGATGACTGGGCCAACCGGGTGCAGTTGTGTGTTGCCCAGGTGTCCAAGATACAGTTGGAGTCGTCTATTCAGATACCACAGATCGATATACTGTTGCGACTGCTTGATTTGGCCTGCAGTCTTCACCAGAAATCACATCAGGTTGCGGCGCAAAAGTTGACTGTTCTTCAAAGACAGCTGGAAGAGCTCAAGAACTCGCCGGACTGGCCGCTTCAGaatggggaggtgttgttgtctATCAACCGGATGTCGAATACGGCGCCGACGGTTAGTAACGAtacgagggcggtggtgcggCAGGGAGAGGGGAATGCAGACTATCTGGTCTTGTCGACATTGGGGAAGCAGGAGGCTTGGGCTATAGC CTGGGTCTTCAACGGCATCGTCGCCCACTACAgagccaccacccccggccgGAGCGCAACCTTGTGGAACGAAGGCCTCCGCGTCCTTGACGACACCAAAGTCTCCACCGCTCCTCAGCCCCTTCCAGAAGCCCTCAGGCAACACGACTGGGCCAGAGAACTAACCTGCTACACCCACATTCTCATTGGGCTTCAGGCAGCCACAGTCACCGACTGGGCCAGAGTAAAGCAGAGCCTTGATGCCATCCACGAGCAACCCCACACGTCCCCCTCGCCGGGCAGTTCGGTCGATATCTTAACCCTCTACCTCGAAGGCTGCCAGCAGCAGGGCATGGCCAACATGGACGAAGCGCTCGCCATCTGGAAGAACCCCCGTTTTGAGCTTGATCCCACGGGGGCGTACAAGAATGGCTCCCGGCTCGAGACAGAATTGTGTATCCTTGCCGCGCTGAACAGGGTGTACATTATGCAAGAACCCAACCACCGCGACAGCGCCGAGACGGCCGAGTTGAttgacctcctccgccccatcTGCGAGGACAATCCCGATCTTGAAATCAGAACGGCCTGGAATCTGGTGTTGGCGTCGAGCACATTTGAACCGGAGCTGTCGCTCAATCAAGCGAAACGGCACATCCAGGGGGGCCTTTCGGGAGCGCAGCAGCTGAACAATACGCAGTATTTGAGCATGGCGCTGAATATTATGAGGTGTAAGCTGTTTGAGAATGTGGTGGGGGAGCAGGCGCTGAAGAGTGCCAAGGCGGGGGCGAcgcaggcgaggaagagcgGGAATTTGTTGTGGATGAGTGTGGCAGAGGGGATGCTGGGGCAGAGTTTTGAGATTGAGGGGcgggtgggggaggcgggaagggcgaggggggagggggtgaggttggctAATGAGGCTTATGAGAAGACGCAGTTGAGgtag
- a CDS encoding uncharacterized protein (COG:O; EggNog:ENOG503NUDC) has product MPTPATPKINSKSPTIRRILKEAQELTNHPSPFFLASPLETDLFEWHFTLLGPPSSPYENGLYHGRINLPPSYPLRPPSFRFLTPSGRFEVNREICLSISGHHEETWQPAWGIRTALVALRSFMETDVKGQLGGLEAGSEVRRRLAGESRGWICGVGCSIGQGGRRNEEVMGEHVKMCREMGVVEQGEKVPEELKMGWRDEMGEKGKEKETESDGEETARLAEGFVQTVAAPAPLGTVDNERPAERVPTPHPGVDVRGVQQRLLAEARRGDTSQDEGVPVWLDRLIIAVAVLLIAAVARVMLG; this is encoded by the exons atgccgaccccagcaacccccaaaataaactccaaatcccccaccatccgccGCATTT TaaaagaagcccaagaactaaccaaccacccctcccccttcttcctcgcctcccccctcgaaACCGACCTCTTCGAATGGCACTTCACCCTGTTAggccccccctcctccccctacGAGAACGGGCTCTACCACGGCCGTATCAACCTCCCGCCTTCCTACCCCCTCCGCCCGCCTAGCTTCCGATTCCTGACCCCCTCCGGCAGATTCGAAGTAAACAGGGAAATCTGCCTCAGCATCAGCGGCCATCACGAAGAGACGTGGCAGCCTGCTTGGGGGATTAGGACAGCCTTGGTTGCGTTACGGTCGTTTATGGAAACGGATGTCAAGGGGCAATTAGGGGGGTTGGAAGCGGGAAGCGAAGTGAGGAGACGGTTGGCGGGGGAGTCAAGGGGGTGGATTTGTGGGGTGGGTTGTAGTATTGGacagggggggaggaggaatgaggaggtgatgggggagcATGTGAAGATGTGTCGGGAGATGGGGGTCGTGGAGCAAGGAGAAAAGGTGCCCGAGGAGTTGAagatggggtggagggatgagatgggggaaaaggggaaggaaaaggagacggagagtgatggggaagaaacggcgaggttggcggaggggtttGTTCAGACTGTTGCTGCACCTGCACCCCTTGGGACGGTTGATAACGAGAGACCTGCTGAACGGGTGCCGACGCCGCATCCGGGGGTTGATGTGCGGGGGGTGCAGCAGCGGTTGTTGGCTGAGGCGAGGAGAGGGGATACAAGTCAGGACGAGGGGGTGCCGGTTTGGTTGGATAGGTTGATTATTGCTGTGGCTGTGTTGTTGATTGCGGCCGTGGCGAGGGTAATgcttggttga
- the rpl36_2 gene encoding ribosomal protein L36 (EggNog:ENOG503P53R; COG:J) has protein sequence MAATKETPRSGIATGLNKGHKTTARVAKPRVSRTKGHLSKRTAFVRDLVKEVAGLAPYERRIIELLRNSKDKRARKLAKKKLGTFGRAKAKVEDMNRVIAESRRAGH, from the exons ATGGCCGCTACCAAGGAGACTCCTCGCTCTGGCATTGCCACC GGTCTCAACAAGGGCCAC AAGACCACCGCCCGCGTCGCCAAGCCCCGCGTTAGCCGCACCAAGGGTCACCTTAGCAAGCGCACTGCCTTCGTCCGTGACCTTGTCAAGGAGGTTGCTGG TCTCGCTCCCTATGAGCGCCGCATCATTGAATTGCTCCGCAACTCCAAGGACAAGCGTGCCCGTAAGctcgccaagaagaag CTCGGTACTTTCGGCCGTGCCAAGGCGAAGGTCGAGGACATGAACCGTGTCATCGCTGAGTCTCGCCGCGCTGGTCACTAA
- a CDS encoding uncharacterized protein (EggNog:ENOG503NZ0P; COG:S): protein MSPVGFEVFIEGLISQIAYCGSEGITLTQLFEFIREYHGTLARESGKTHPEVPIKSEGDDGEDIESTLTDAELASARLAWDWLRSRPQILINGHPKRYWNFLEFDQVLALPKAAPTGGPSESSAIDPQLEAPAAKSTTAKGKGKGKGNGKGNAQVEKPKKSLAVRPRIVPSKEVVWQTLTHHGIDYKKVPPLEWACLQGIATAKHHGILQSNLRKLVDQDKRSLPKRTDSLFRKGYIVKRTVVVQKMKTSMLWLADFAPKTVDNDTFGLDLNPQALEKLAKDTKTVSWHSKWTGTNIDVAALGKTIVGVVKAFGVMRYADLRTKLGVSGKPWQMKTVAKSCQRFADLGVIKYTAACFPTTRKVFKDCLKFVRDPTDEEWQRFLATGKKTSQYSDPSRHREPKPNALALYENSGARIQNHWTPEKPLAQTVFEVIKSAGPRGASNPQVSVATVGYQHRRYLSSYLTKVAETRQPAHLTQFQVNSEMIRIGKTSAYMYRATGGQSTGGQPLLTQTAATDNPGSAYGFGEVRPKMFAPDEKNSLSALSLMAQPPRQANRKQSHVAAQLRRQEQALEEARIASMQSIAEETPAADTDTADAAPKEAAIEVVEEAEVAAPPRPSLKRGADEISGDDRPPELSPGTVYKVRIGESHSLNPQQRKRGAQSDSLVIVFKRQGDTPFVPASTPQRWSELGNNGAADNMTVELGEPSPSTPAPEATVEEVERVTPTRGRGRGRGRGRGGGRGRGGKGQTTAANGQKQFVCEKCGSSWKNSNGLQYHLTAGQNACNTNFDPSHNFNKRRPIEPVSTPPVENSSTPTTRGVRKTGATATKLRRGALRPSMRKRPADEARESEMEFRGVEVAAIPATAQVGTVIPDPDPPVQPFQIQSGLLTQRNFVQQSRMPLGNKAAPAAPFTFQGQVSAPPQPMDLDTRPISAAKPATQALPSMQLTAQAPAQHVYNGTADVEMPDKQHDVAVPDEQQDAEMSEQLDDQPVGVSQYPDVPDPNAHQAFNPEDRVLTLKTEAHPASTAPAPAQDSQGIKPFVPNYSSYEQLATNAKVRTAMVFDIVQYLLDNNNGVFPGEKAVFYAALRVYLATFPGTTPPSLKNCQTAINSLQARKLIDMHTYLLRNMQGRMETYSVLVRHGMDPSAEAVKFTARMIKEAFPGLYIPPAFSPTPEEMADLQETDPKYPKGERDPRPNANGQKFRARRRQITEVEVFNAPYYNQNIAGQPVKDTLRPNHLRSHGNVGQKRQAPEDGAGAGAQSSSPKRHKSNGGHATHPENQSDSLVDPELFKASPPQQHYPLGNINHIDSIHRPSIVEAVKHFRLLPTRGGSKMHHNARPSKSPTKIPESLGRIKNPGLNSMPTWFFKKGSYFYNLNANPNPELVSPTVRFLEPNESLEVDDGEFESDEEGTSWTPELESNDGESTGTDCDEITVVLDEEVEKPKEFTFAESTTLTQVTDGVWHEHSQKHFKKLDTSFTVDGYMPTRKWQLEQNIPRSIETMAKKSDLDAHTDWKDKKYALFCTLIDKVSDWELSKNGSTLLESGSVAPDFIILNITPKHGMSHMPVKARFNDQKQFTMDTLDYQELESDDDHQELLPGAFAHRKKRLGRPPGSKSQTTRTRSGKIKLKEIKTKREHTGFPQCPEDFLRQPGDRAEGLDWSSENVRLATYVAIGTLLGGTSRSVDWGLIMRIYPEQTLSQLRHYWGMLRKDRASSIVILTAKFHKKFLKAYEEEELPPLDFDDVLAYDWLKLIKWTTRLDWEEKTALPATSQALEENFTLTPVRHEDREWREAYYHPQRSVFNRFQDATSEPLAVSLDNQPKPKLSQDMMVAMAWIRSLCVTPVQEKLDEKLVQKRNGLYPHMRAVEITELVERAIEQLQRMHVISKSSRDCSNGRQWRFNTRVFEQLVKAASQEKFEQAYRYKKKLDEAFRAKGKSSVRFKADDKGMTMVLVNMQAMGRVRTVILDQKNVPMGHEPGNYETRKYPKEYMHFKMDITPTDKYVYDDDAELVELREKILAAKPPAAGPGGAVPVWMTCHGDLNVDMWIQYLSVVMITLASRGSMRPDELVKTVKPVIMEFEAELIMDWLEGVGVLKEQIAGMARGLGEWWWTVVEVSKEGLTAPAEKDKGKGKEVEQSATGNKPRKSLPSGRPTVTA, encoded by the exons ATGAGCCCAGTTGGTTTCGAGGTCTTTATTGAAGGCCTCATATCGCAGATCGCCTATTGCGGCTCAGAAG GCATCACTCTCACACAGCTCTTTGAGTTCATTCGTGAATATCACGGCACCCTCGCTCGCGAGAGTGGCAAAACCCACCCAGAAGTACCCATCAAGTcagagggtgatgatggcgaagaCATTGAGAGCACGCTCACCGATGCCGAGTTGGCCTCGGCGCGGTTGGCTTGGGACTGGCTCCGGTCCAGACCGCAGATTTTGATTAACGGCCATCCTAAGAGGTATTGGAATTTCCTCGAGTTCGACCAAGTCTTGGCTCTACCCAAAGCGGCGCCCACCGGTGGTCCGTCCGAGTCATCGGCAATTGACCCTCAGTTAGAAGCTCCCGCCGCCAAATCCACAACTGCGAAAGGCAAGggaaagggcaagggcaatgGCAAAGGCAATGCCCAGGtcgagaagcccaagaagagCCTTGCTGTCCGACCTCGGATTGTGCCGTCAAAAGAAGTTGTTTGGCAGACCTTGACCCATCACGGTATCGACTACAAGAAGGTTCCGCCTCTGGAGTGGGCTTGTTTACAGGGCATTGCCACAGCAAAGCACCATGGCATTCTTCAGAGCAACCTCCGAAAGCTTGTCGATCAAGATAAACGGTCTCTACCCAAGAGAACAGATTCACTCTTTAGGAAAGGTTACATTGTCAAACGAACCGTCGTAGTTCaaaagatgaagacgagTATGCTCTGGCTGGCTGACTTTGCCCCGAAGACGGTGGATAACGACACGTTTGGTTTGGACTTGAACCCCCAGGCTCTCGAGAAGTTGGCGAAGGACACTAAAACTGTCTCCTGGCATTCGAAATGGACGGGAACAAACATTGACGTGGCGGCCCTCGGCAAAACTATTGTTGGTGTCGTCAAGGCCTTTGGCGTCATGCGTTATGCCGATCTGAGAACCAAGCTTGGAGTGTCTGGCAAGCCATGGCAGATGAAGACTGTTGCAAAGAGTTGTCAGCGGTTTGCCGATTTAGGAGTTATCAAGTATACAGCTGCTTGCTTTCCCACGACTCGCAAAGTCTTCAAAGACTGTCTCAAGTTCGTTCGCGATCCCACCGACGAGGAGTGGCAGAGGTTCCTGGCCACTGGCAAGAAGACGTCCCAGTATTCGGATCCTAGCAGACACCGTGAGCCGAAGCCAAATGCGCTCGCTCTTTACGAAAATTCTGGAGCGCGGATTCAAAACCATTGGACTCCAGAGAAGCCTCTGGCTCAGACAGTCTTCGAGGTGATCAAGAGCGCAGGCCCAAGAGGAGCCTCAAATCCCCAGGTTAGCGTTGCCACTGTCGGCTACCAACATCGGCGGTACCTGTCAAGCTACTTGACAAAAGTTGCCGAAACGCGGCAGCCCGCCCACCTGACCCAGTTTCAGGTCAACAGCGAGATGATTCGGATCGGCAAAACCTCTGCCTACATGTACAGGGCTACTGGCGGGCAGTCTACCGGTGGGCAACCACTCTTGACGCAGACAGCAGCCACAGACAATCCTGGCTCTGCTTATGGCTTTGGAGAGGTTCGGCCCAAGATGTTTGCCCCCGACGAAAAGAATTCACTCAGCGCCCTGTCTCTGATGGCACAACCCCCGCGCCAGGCGAACCGGAAGCAAAGCCACGTTGCTGCACAGTTGAGAAGACAGGAGCAGGCCCTAGAGGAAGCTAGAATTGCGTCGATGCAGTCTATTGCTGAAGAAACCCCGGCGGCTGATACTGATACCGCTGATGCGGCGCCAAAGGAGGCTGCTAttgaggtcgtcgaggaagctgaggttgcagctcctcctcgcccatcACTGAAGCGGGGAGCAGACGAGATATCTGGAGATGATCGCCCACCGGAGCTGTCCCCAGGTACCGTCTACAAGGTCCGTATCGGTGAGTCGCACTCGCTCAACCCGCAGCAGAGGAAGCGTGGTGCTCAGAGCGATTCGCTTGTCATTGTATTCAAGAGGCAAGGCGATACTCCCTTCGTACCAGCTTCAACCCCACAGAGATGGAGCGAACTTGGAAATAATGGCGCCGCAGACAACATGACGGTTGAATTAGGGGAGCCGTCACCTTCGACACCTGCTCCGGAAGCTACagtggaagaggttgagagggtCACTCCTACTCGCGGCAGAGGGCGTGGTCGTGGTCGTGGTCGTGGAGGTGGCCGAGGTCGTGGCGGGAAGGGGCAAACCACTGCTGCCAATGGACAGAAGCAGTTCGTCTGCGAAAAGTGCGGAAGTTCGTGGAAGAATTCGAACGGGTTACAGTATCACCTGACGGCCGGGCAGAATGCCTGCAATACGAATTTCGATCCTTCACACAACTTTAACAAGCGCCGACCCATAGAACCTGTCTCGACACCCCCAGTTGAGAACTCCAGTACACCAACCACTCGAGGTGTCCGTAAGACTGGGGCCACGGCTACCAAGCTTCGAAGAGGAGCTCTTCGGCCATCTATGAGAAAGCGGCCTGCAGACGAAGCCAGGGAAAGCGAGATGGAGTTTagaggtgttgaggttgctgCCATTCCGGCGACTGCTCAGGTTGGGACGGTTATTCCAGACCCAGACCCGCCGGTTCAGCCTTTTCAAATTCAGAGCGGGTTGCTAACCCAGCGGAACTTTGTCCAGCAGTCCAGAATGCCACTCGGTAACAAAGCTGCGCCTGCCGCACCTTTCACTTTTCAGGGCCAAGTCAGCGCCCCCCCTCAACCTATGGACTTGGACACCCGGCCGATCTCAGCTGCTAAGCCCGCGACCCAGGCTTTACCAAGTATGCAGCTGACAGCCCAAGCTCCGGCCCAGCATGTCTACAATGGCACAGCTGATGTTGAAATGCCTGACAAGCAGCATGATGTTGCGGTTCCGGACGAGCAACAGGACGCTGAGATGTCTGAACAGCTAGACGACCAGCCAGTCGGTGTTTCACAGTATCCAGATGTGCCTGATCCAAATGCTCATCAGGCGTTCAACCCGGAGGATCGCGTGCTCACACTGAAGACAGAAGCACATCCAGCCAGCACtgcgccagcgccagcccAAGACTCTCAGGGCATCAAGCCCTTCGTGCCGAATTACTCGTCCTATGAACAACTCGCAACGAACGCGAAGGTGCGGACTGCTATGGTTTTTGATATCGTGCAGTATCTTTTGGACAATAACAATGGCGTGTTTCCTGGTGAGAAAGCTGTTTTTTATGCCGCACTTCGGGTCTATTTGGCAACGTTCCCGGGAACCACTCCACCAAGTCTAAAGAACTGTCAGACTGCCATTAACTCGCTGCAGGCTCGCAAGTTGATAGACATGCACACTTACTTGTTGAGGAATATGCAGGGCAGGATGGAGACATACAGCGTACTGGTTCGCCACGGCATGGATCCTTCTGCAGAAGCCGTCAAATTCACCGCGCGAATGATCAAGGAAGCGTTTCCGGGACTGTACATCCCGCCTGCGTTCTCGCCTACCCCGGAAGAGATGGCTGATTTACAGGAGACTGACCCGAAGTACCcaaagggggaaagggacCCACGACCAAATGCAAATGGTCAGAAGTTTCGGGCCAGGAGGCGGCAGATCactgaggttgaggttttCAATGCCCCGTACTACAATCAGAACATTGCTGGCCAGCCTGTCAAGGATACCTTGCGGCCTAATCACCTGCGGAGCCACGGGAATGTCGGGCAGAAGAGGCAAGCCCCGGAAGacggggccggggccggggccCAGAGCTCTTCCCCGAAACGGCACAAGTCGAACGGGGGGCATGCGACTCATCCAGAAAATCAAAGCGACTCACTCGTGGATCCCGAGCTTTTCAAAGCgtccccccctcaacaacactACCCGCttggcaacatcaaccacatcGACAGCATTCACAGGCCATCCATCGTTGAAGCCGTCAAGCACTTCCGTCTCTTGCCCACACGGGGCGGCAGCAAGATGCATCACAATGCCCGGCCAAGCAAGTCGCCGACGAAGATACCCGAATCCCTCGGCAGGATCAAGAACCCAGGGTTGAACAGTATGCCGACTTGGTTTTTCAAGAAGGGTTCCTACTTCTACAATCTTAATGCCAATCCCAACCCTGAGCTTGTCTCGCCTACAGTTAGATTCTTGGAGCCCAACGAGAGCCTTGAGGTTGACGATGGAGAGTTTGAGAGTGATGAAGAGGGGACGTCGTGGACTCCCGAGCTTGAGTCGAATGATGGCGAATCTACGGGCACGGATTGCGACGAAATTACTGTGGTGttggatgaagaggttgagaagcCAAAGGAGTTCACGTTTGCCGAGAGCACTACGCTGACACAAGTTACGGATGGGGTGTGGCACGAGCACAGCCAAAAGCACTTCAAGAAGCTTGATACCAGCTTCACTGTTGATGGCTATATGCCGACTCGGAAGTGGCAGCTTGAGCAGAACATCCCCAGAAGCATTGAGACTATGGCGAAGAAGAGCGACTTGGATGCCCATACTGACTGGAAAGACAAAAAGTATGCGCTGTTTTGCACACTTATCGACAAGGTCTCAGACTGGGAATTGTCCAAGAATGGGTCTACCTTGCTAGAGTCTGGCAGTGTGGCGCCTGatttcatcatcctcaacatcacTCCCAAGCATGGAATGAGCCATATGCCGGTCAAGGCCCGCTTCAACGACCAGAAGCAGTTCACGATGGACACCCTTGATTACCAGGAGCTGGAGTCTGATGACGATCATCAAGAGCTCTTGCCCGGGGCTTTTGCCCACAGGAAGAAACGTCTTGGCAGGCCTCCCGGTTCCAAGTCGCAGACCACTCGCACTCGCTCTGGGAAGATCAAACTCAAAGAGATCAAGACCAAGCGCGAGCATACTGGCTTCCCGCAGTGCCCAGAGGACTTCCTTAGACAGCCGGGTGACAGGGCCGAGGGGCTGGACTGGTCAAGTGAGAATGTGCGTCTCGCTACTTACGTTGCCATCGGTACACTCCTGGGTGGTACTTCTCGTTCTGTTGATTGGGGCTTGATTATGAGGATATATCCTGAGCAAAC TCTCAGTCAATTGCGGCACTACTGGGGTATGCTTAGGAAAGATCGCGCGTCGAGCATTGTCATATTGACGGCCAAGTTTCACAAGAAGTTCCTCAAGGCttacgaggaggaagagttgcCGCctctcgactttgacgatgtGCTTGCCTACGACTGGCTTAAGCTCATCAAGTGGACGACCAGACTGGATTGGGAAGAGAAGACGGCGTTGCCCGCCACAAGCCAGGCCCTGGAGGAGAACTTCACCCTGACTCCCGTTAGGCACGAGGACCGTGAATGGCGCGAGGCTTACTATCACCCCCAGCGATCCGTCTTTAACCGTTTCCAGGACGCCACATCCGAGCCGTTAGCTGTTTCACTGGACAAccagcccaagcccaagctgTCTCAAGATATGATGGTCGCCATGGCCTGGATTCGCTCGCTCTGCGTGACGCCTGTCCAAGAGAAGCTAGACGAGAAGTTGGTGCAGAAGCGTAACGGCCTCTATCCACACATGAGAGCTGTCGAGATCacggagctggtggagagagCCATCGAGCAGCTTCAGCGCATGCACGTCATCTCCAAGTCTTCCAGGGACTGCAGTAACGGTCGTCAGTGGCGATTCAACACTAGAGTGTTTGAACAGCTTGTCAAGGCGGCCAGCCAGGAGAAGTTTGAGCAGGCCTATCGgtacaagaagaagctggacgaGGCGTTCAGAGCCAAGGGCAAGTCTTCGGTTCGTTTCAAGGCTGACGACAAGGGCATGACGATGGTGCTTGTCAATATGCAAGCCATGGGCCGGGTTCGCACTGTCATCCTCGACCAGAAGAATGTGCCCATGGGTCATGAGCCCGGGAACTATGAAACGAGAAAGTATCCTAAGGAGTACATGCACTTCAAGATGGACATCACTCCCACCGACAAGTATGTTTACGATGACGACGCCGAGCTTGTCGAACTTCGAGAGAAGATTTTGGCTGCCAAACCGCCTGCTGCGGGGCCGGGAGGGGCGGTTCCGGTCTGGATGACTTGCCACGGCGATCTGAACGTGGACATGTGGATCCAGTACCTGAGCGTGGTGATGATCACGCTGGCTTCACGTGGCAGCATGAGGCCTGACGAGCTGGTCAAGACAGTTAAGCCGGTAATTATGGAGTTTGAGGCGGAGCTGATCATGGATTGGTTGGAGGGCGTGGGCGTGCTCAAGGAGCAGATTGCCGGCATGGCGAGAGGTCTTggagagtggtggtggactgtGGTGGAGGTTTCCAAGGAGGGATTGACTGCTCCTGCTGAGAAGGATaaaggaaagggaaaggaagtGGAGCAAAGTGCTACCGGTAACAAGCCGAGAAAGTCGTTGCCGAGTGGTAGGCCCACGGTTACTGCTTGA